A window from Culex pipiens pallens isolate TS chromosome 3, TS_CPP_V2, whole genome shotgun sequence encodes these proteins:
- the LOC120412594 gene encoding protein FAM136A — translation MVEQQKQRIELELSQRVDDLDRTILRKMQAEMHECAARCCHDSGSSMDAVQRCVESCSGPVMRAQQHVEKELGGFNNRLQRCVMDCNDTIKDKMGANPSESDISKYTGMFERCAIKCVDKHVDLLPGLFKSIQQTIASKRN, via the exons ATGGTCGAACAGCAGAAGCAACGCATCGAGCTGGAGCTGTCCCAGCGCGTCGACGATCTGGACCGGACAATCTTGCGTAAGATGCAG GCTGAAATGCACGAATGCGCGGCCAGATGTTGCCACGATAGCGGTTCCAGCATGGACGCTGTCCAACGCTGCGTGGAAAGCTGTTCCGGGCCGGTTATGCGAGCGCAGCAGCACGTGGAGAAGGAACTGGGCGGGTTCAACAATCGGCTGCAACGATGCGTGATGGACTGCAACGACACGATAAAGGACAAAATGGGTGCCAACCCGTCCGAAAGTGACATTTCCAAGTACACGGGAATGTTCGAGCGGTGTGCGATCAAGTGCGTGGACAAGCACGTGGACCTGCTGCCCGGGCTGTTCAAATCGATTCAGCAAACGATTGCGAGCAAACGGAATTGA